A portion of the Mycobacterium paraseoulense genome contains these proteins:
- a CDS encoding acyl-CoA dehydrogenase family protein, which translates to MNDEEEMLVATVRAFIDRDVKPTVRDVEHANTYPEAWIEQMKRIGIYGLAIPDEYGGSPVSMPCYVRVTEELARGWMSLAGAMGGHTVVAKLLTLFGTEEQKRNYLPAMATGELRATMALTEPGGGSDLQNMTTTALPDGSGGLRINGAKTWISNARRSGLIALLCKTDPNATPRHRGISIVLAEHGPGLTVSRDLPKLGYKGVESCELSFDGFSAPESAVLGGRMGEGFSQMMTGLETGRIQVAARALGVGAAALEDALAYAQQRESFGRPIWQHQSVGNYLADMATKLTAARQLTRYAAERYDSGERCDMEAGMAKLFASEVAMEIALNAVRIHGGYGYSCEYDVERYFRDAPLMIVGEGTNEIQRNVIAGQLVARGGI; encoded by the coding sequence GTGAACGACGAAGAAGAGATGCTGGTCGCGACGGTGCGGGCGTTCATCGACCGCGACGTCAAGCCGACCGTCCGCGATGTCGAGCACGCCAACACCTATCCCGAGGCGTGGATCGAGCAGATGAAGCGGATCGGCATCTACGGCCTGGCCATTCCCGACGAATACGGGGGCTCGCCGGTGTCCATGCCGTGCTACGTGCGGGTCACCGAGGAGCTGGCCCGCGGCTGGATGAGCCTGGCCGGCGCGATGGGCGGGCACACCGTGGTGGCCAAGCTGCTCACGCTGTTCGGGACCGAGGAGCAGAAGCGGAACTACCTTCCGGCGATGGCCACCGGCGAGCTGCGGGCCACCATGGCGCTGACCGAGCCCGGCGGCGGCTCGGACCTGCAGAACATGACGACCACGGCGCTACCGGACGGTTCCGGCGGCTTGCGGATCAACGGCGCCAAGACCTGGATCAGCAACGCGCGGCGGTCCGGGCTGATCGCGCTGCTGTGCAAGACCGATCCGAACGCCACGCCGCGGCACCGGGGCATCTCGATCGTGCTCGCCGAGCACGGCCCGGGCCTGACGGTGTCGCGGGACCTGCCCAAGCTCGGCTACAAGGGCGTCGAGTCCTGCGAACTGTCCTTCGACGGGTTCTCGGCGCCCGAGTCGGCGGTGCTGGGCGGCCGGATGGGCGAAGGCTTTTCGCAAATGATGACCGGGCTCGAGACGGGTCGCATCCAGGTGGCCGCCCGGGCGCTGGGCGTGGGCGCGGCGGCACTCGAGGACGCGCTGGCCTACGCCCAGCAGCGGGAGAGCTTCGGGCGGCCGATCTGGCAGCATCAGTCGGTCGGCAACTACCTGGCCGACATGGCCACCAAACTGACCGCCGCCCGTCAGCTCACCCGCTACGCCGCCGAACGCTACGACAGCGGCGAACGCTGCGACATGGAAGCCGGCATGGCCAAACTGTTCGCCTCCGAGGTGGCGATGGAGATCGCCCTGAACGCCGTGCGGATTCACGGCGGCTACGGCTACTCATGCGAGTACGACGTGGAACGCTACTTCCGCGACGCGCCCCTGATGATCGTCGGCGAAGG
- a CDS encoding MaoC family dehydratase: MTSDGYAGVRAGGPYFDDLSVGQVFDWAPAMTLTSGLAAAHQAILGDRLRLPLDADLCAAVTGLPAPLAHPALVCDVAIGQSTLATQRVKANLFYRGLTFHRFPVIGDSLSTRTEVVGLRANSLKPGRAPTGLAALRMTTVDQADRLVLDFYRCGMLPASPDWAPDGAAQDDLSTVGADMPGPAANPTAQWDAAAFRAKVPGPHFDPGLAGAVLKSTGDVVSSAPELARLTLNIAATHHDSRAGGRRLVYGGHTIGLALAQASRLLPNLATVLGWASCDHTGPVHEGDTLYSELRVESAEPAGRGGVLGLRSLVYAVGDPTGEPDRAVLDWRFSALHF; encoded by the coding sequence GTGACGAGTGACGGGTATGCGGGAGTCCGCGCCGGCGGGCCGTACTTCGACGATCTCTCGGTCGGTCAGGTCTTCGACTGGGCGCCGGCGATGACGCTGACGTCTGGATTGGCCGCCGCCCACCAGGCGATCCTGGGTGATCGGCTGCGGCTGCCGCTGGACGCCGACCTGTGCGCCGCCGTCACGGGCCTGCCCGCACCGCTGGCGCACCCGGCGCTGGTCTGCGACGTGGCGATCGGGCAGTCGACGCTGGCCACCCAGCGCGTCAAGGCCAACCTGTTCTACCGCGGGCTGACTTTCCACCGGTTCCCGGTCATCGGTGATTCCCTATCCACCCGCACGGAAGTGGTTGGGCTGCGGGCGAACTCACTCAAACCGGGCCGCGCGCCGACGGGACTGGCGGCGCTGCGGATGACCACCGTCGACCAGGCCGATCGGTTGGTGCTCGACTTCTACCGGTGCGGCATGCTGCCCGCAAGCCCGGACTGGGCGCCCGACGGGGCGGCGCAGGACGACCTGTCCACCGTCGGCGCCGACATGCCCGGCCCCGCCGCCAATCCGACCGCGCAGTGGGACGCCGCGGCGTTTCGGGCCAAGGTGCCCGGTCCGCACTTCGACCCCGGTCTGGCCGGTGCCGTCCTGAAGAGCACCGGCGACGTGGTCAGCAGCGCGCCCGAACTCGCCCGGCTGACCCTGAATATCGCCGCCACCCACCATGATTCGCGGGCGGGCGGGCGTCGGCTGGTGTACGGCGGGCATACCATCGGACTCGCCCTCGCGCAGGCCAGCAGGCTGCTGCCCAACCTGGCGACGGTGCTGGGCTGGGCGTCCTGCGATCACACCGGCCCCGTCCACGAGGGCGACACCCTCTACAGCGAGCTGCGCGTCGAGTCCGCCGAGCCGGCTGGTCGGGGCGGTGTGCTGGGGCTGCGGTCGCTGGTCTACGCCGTCGGCGACCCGACGGGCGAGCCGGACCGCGCGGTGCTGGACTGGCGATTCAGCGCGCTGCACTTCTGA
- a CDS encoding CoA transferase, whose translation MSSAASVWGSSGLAYLTGLPDGPPDFSRANVLTHAQRVAAAVGGRLGFAIDAAGLLSGRAAMLGLTRGGRVSAGRATRLLAAADGWCAITLSRPDDVAAVPALVQSDDAAGDPWPALRRWAATQSLPAIIERATLLDLPAARLGEAVAAAPRIRPWGARGPARGITGLLVADLSSMWAGPLCGQLLARAGATVVKVESPSRPDGTRAGNRAFFDWMNGEKLSYCVDFDRQAGYLRELLAAADVVIEGSRPAALTRRGLGPDDVAAGTGRIWLRIKGYADSRPAFGDDAAVGGALVGVAANGPVFCGDAIADPLTGLEATRVVADSLGRGGGELIEVSMAAVAAGYAALPTQASAADRPVPPPPLPPPARPAARLGADNEAVRQIVAQRGCLSC comes from the coding sequence GTGAGCTCGGCGGCGTCGGTGTGGGGGAGCAGCGGGCTGGCCTATTTGACCGGCCTGCCGGACGGGCCGCCCGACTTCTCCCGGGCGAACGTGCTGACCCACGCTCAGCGGGTGGCGGCAGCCGTCGGCGGGCGCTTGGGGTTCGCCATCGACGCGGCCGGCCTGCTGTCCGGGCGGGCGGCAATGCTGGGCCTGACCCGCGGCGGCCGGGTCTCCGCCGGCCGCGCCACCCGGTTGCTGGCCGCCGCCGACGGCTGGTGCGCGATCACGCTGTCGCGCCCAGACGACGTCGCCGCCGTCCCCGCGCTGGTGCAATCCGACGACGCCGCGGGTGATCCCTGGCCTGCGTTGCGGCGCTGGGCCGCAACGCAATCGCTCCCGGCGATCATCGAGCGCGCGACGCTGCTCGACCTCCCGGCGGCGCGCCTGGGCGAAGCCGTGGCCGCCGCGCCGCGAATTCGACCGTGGGGCGCCCGCGGACCGGCGCGCGGCATCACCGGCCTGCTGGTCGCCGACCTGTCGTCGATGTGGGCGGGCCCGCTGTGCGGACAGCTGCTGGCCCGCGCCGGAGCGACCGTGGTGAAGGTCGAGAGCCCGTCCCGCCCGGACGGCACCCGAGCGGGCAACCGGGCGTTCTTCGACTGGATGAACGGTGAAAAGCTGTCCTACTGCGTCGATTTCGACCGGCAGGCCGGCTACTTGCGCGAGTTGCTCGCCGCCGCCGACGTAGTGATCGAGGGCTCGCGCCCCGCGGCGCTGACCCGGCGCGGGCTGGGGCCGGACGACGTCGCGGCGGGCACCGGGCGAATCTGGTTGCGCATCAAGGGATATGCCGACAGCCGCCCGGCGTTCGGTGACGACGCCGCGGTGGGCGGCGCACTGGTCGGCGTCGCCGCCAACGGGCCGGTGTTCTGCGGTGACGCGATCGCCGATCCGCTGACGGGGCTGGAGGCGACCCGGGTGGTCGCCGACTCGCTGGGCCGCGGGGGCGGGGAGCTGATCGAGGTGTCGATGGCCGCGGTCGCCGCCGGCTATGCGGCGCTGCCGACGCAGGCGTCGGCCGCCGACCGGCCCGTGCCGCCCCCGCCGCTTCCGCCGCCGGCACGGCCGGCGGCCAGGCTGGGTGCCGACAACGAGGCGGTGCGCCAGATCGTGGCCCAACGGGGTTGCCTGTCATGCTGA
- a CDS encoding amidohydrolase family protein, which yields MLIRHATLLDGTATDIRFGERIDEMGDGLVAQPGEGVLYAGGGTVLPGLHDHHVHLRSAASSLDSFLVGPPGVSTKAELTQLLSNATPGPDGWIRAVGYHESVAGDLDRTAVDAMVRGVPVRIQHRSGALWILNSEALGRVGLAEHPDGRLRSADHGWSDLLQRRESDLAELSRRITATGVTGVTDATPDLDADDMVSLMVAHRRGEFRPRPSFLSPGKKILHDDRLDLDGLTGWIAGQHDAGRPVAVHCVTAAQLVVAVAALRAAGGHPQDRVEHAAVVPDDNLADLADLGVTVVTQPNFVAERGDHYLTDVPAAEHDQLWRVASLLKAAVPVALSTDMPFGHGDPWTAMRAAVYRTTPSGVVLTAGECVSAREALTMFLGRPDRPAQPRTVAIGEPADLCVLSEPPVTVLAELDAGMVAATIVAGELVYFAM from the coding sequence ATGCTGATCCGGCACGCCACCCTGCTGGACGGGACGGCCACCGATATCCGCTTCGGCGAGCGGATCGACGAAATGGGTGACGGGCTGGTCGCCCAACCCGGCGAGGGCGTGCTCTACGCCGGCGGGGGCACCGTCCTGCCCGGCCTGCACGACCATCACGTGCACCTGCGCTCGGCGGCGTCGTCGCTCGACTCGTTCTTGGTCGGGCCGCCCGGGGTCAGCACCAAAGCCGAGCTGACACAACTGCTGTCCAACGCGACGCCGGGCCCCGACGGGTGGATTCGAGCCGTCGGCTACCACGAGTCGGTGGCCGGCGACCTGGACCGGACCGCGGTCGACGCCATGGTGCGCGGCGTCCCGGTGCGTATCCAGCACCGCAGCGGGGCGCTGTGGATCCTCAACTCCGAGGCGCTGGGTCGGGTCGGGCTCGCCGAACACCCCGACGGGCGGCTGCGCAGCGCGGACCATGGCTGGTCGGACCTGCTGCAGCGGCGCGAGAGTGACCTGGCCGAGCTGAGCCGGCGCATCACCGCGACCGGCGTCACCGGTGTCACCGACGCCACCCCCGACCTCGACGCCGACGACATGGTCTCGCTAATGGTGGCGCACCGCCGCGGCGAGTTCCGGCCCCGGCCGAGCTTCCTGTCCCCGGGCAAGAAAATCCTGCACGACGACCGCCTCGACCTGGACGGCCTGACCGGGTGGATAGCCGGCCAGCACGACGCGGGCCGTCCCGTCGCGGTGCACTGCGTGACGGCCGCCCAACTGGTGGTCGCCGTCGCGGCCCTGCGGGCGGCCGGCGGGCATCCGCAGGACCGCGTCGAGCACGCCGCCGTGGTGCCCGACGACAACCTGGCCGACCTGGCCGACCTTGGGGTCACGGTGGTGACGCAGCCCAATTTCGTCGCCGAGCGCGGCGATCACTACCTCACCGACGTCCCCGCCGCCGAGCACGATCAGCTGTGGCGCGTCGCCTCCTTGCTGAAGGCGGCGGTGCCGGTCGCGCTGTCCACCGACATGCCGTTCGGCCACGGCGATCCCTGGACGGCGATGCGCGCCGCCGTCTACCGCACGACCCCCAGCGGCGTCGTCCTCACCGCCGGCGAATGTGTCTCGGCCCGAGAGGCTTTGACGATGTTCCTGGGCCGGCCGGACCGGCCGGCCCAGCCACGGACGGTGGCGATAGGCGAGCCGGCAGACCTATGTGTGCTGAGCGAGCCACCGGTGACGGTGCTGGCCGAGCTGGACGCCGGCATGGTGGCGGCGACCATCGTCGCGGGCGAGCTGGTCTACTTCGCGATGTGA
- a CDS encoding alpha/beta hydrolase, giving the protein MPNPDVHPDLQRIARFAPRRLVGPRTLRMMRAAMALRERLARPVPGVEVITLSSGAGVRLFRPAGVAAPTPALLWIHGGGYVIGTARQDDRLCSGFSRRLGITVASVDYRLAPEHPYPAPLEDCYSVLTWLAGLPSVDRYRVAIGGASAGGGLAAALALLARDRAEVSPAFQLLTYPMLDDRSSATAHNPNYRLWDNRSNRFGWAAYLGDADPQVAVPARRADLSGLPPAWIGVGTHDLFHDEDLAYAERLTAAGVPCQVETVPGAFHGFDLFVPKAQVSQRFFDNQCGILRAALAIAP; this is encoded by the coding sequence GTGCCGAACCCCGATGTTCATCCCGACCTGCAGCGAATCGCCCGTTTCGCGCCACGCCGACTCGTCGGTCCCCGGACCCTGCGGATGATGCGGGCCGCGATGGCGTTGCGCGAGCGCCTCGCCAGGCCCGTTCCCGGCGTCGAGGTGATCACGCTGAGCTCGGGGGCCGGTGTCCGGCTGTTCCGGCCGGCCGGTGTGGCCGCGCCGACCCCGGCGCTGCTGTGGATCCACGGGGGCGGATACGTGATCGGCACCGCCCGCCAGGACGACCGGCTCTGCAGCGGCTTCAGCCGGCGGCTGGGCATCACCGTCGCATCGGTGGATTACCGCCTGGCGCCCGAACATCCGTATCCCGCGCCGCTGGAGGACTGCTACTCGGTGCTGACCTGGCTGGCGGGCCTGCCGTCCGTGGACCGGTACCGGGTGGCCATCGGCGGCGCCAGCGCCGGCGGTGGGCTGGCCGCGGCCCTGGCCCTGTTGGCTCGCGACCGCGCCGAGGTGAGCCCCGCGTTCCAGCTGCTGACCTATCCCATGCTCGACGACCGCAGCTCGGCCACCGCCCACAACCCGAACTACCGGCTGTGGGACAACCGCAGCAATCGGTTCGGCTGGGCGGCCTACCTCGGCGACGCCGACCCGCAGGTCGCCGTGCCCGCGCGCCGCGCGGACCTGAGCGGGCTGCCGCCGGCCTGGATCGGGGTCGGCACGCATGACCTGTTCCACGACGAGGACCTGGCCTACGCCGAACGCCTGACGGCCGCCGGGGTGCCGTGCCAGGTGGAGACCGTTCCGGGAGCCTTCCACGGTTTCGACCTCTTCGTGCCCAAAGCGCAGGTGTCGCAGCGGTTTTTCGACAACCAGTGCGGCATCCTGCGCGCAGCGCTCGCCATCGCGCCGTGA
- a CDS encoding class I SAM-dependent methyltransferase: MLGHLYDRALGGERCWIRHDDGELRPLPAHRWLGVRCPEHERPGDSSGDAFDEDFDEAVTRMCTGPTIELGCGPGRLVARLIQRGIPALGIDRSVTAIRLAGRGGAPVLLGDVFDPLPAMGLWQTVLLVDGNVGLGGDPCRILGRAAELLARGGRCVAEFDAENIGIRSRWVRLESACEVGPWFRWASVGVDSAAALAAQVGLTLTGVRLIGGRVIACLAAM; the protein is encoded by the coding sequence ATGCTGGGGCATCTCTACGATCGGGCGCTCGGCGGCGAGCGATGTTGGATTCGGCACGACGACGGCGAGCTGCGGCCGCTGCCGGCGCACCGCTGGTTGGGCGTGCGATGTCCCGAGCACGAACGTCCCGGTGATTCATCTGGTGACGCCTTCGACGAAGACTTCGACGAAGCCGTCACGCGGATGTGCACCGGGCCGACGATCGAATTGGGCTGCGGACCGGGCCGGCTGGTGGCTCGGCTGATCCAGCGGGGAATACCGGCCCTGGGCATCGATCGCTCCGTGACCGCGATCCGGCTGGCGGGCCGCGGCGGCGCGCCGGTCCTGCTGGGGGACGTGTTCGACCCGTTGCCCGCGATGGGCCTCTGGCAGACGGTGTTGCTGGTCGACGGCAATGTGGGCCTCGGTGGAGACCCGTGCCGCATCCTCGGGCGGGCCGCCGAGCTGCTGGCGCGGGGCGGCCGGTGCGTGGCCGAGTTCGACGCCGAGAACATCGGCATCCGTTCGCGTTGGGTGCGGCTGGAGTCAGCGTGTGAGGTGGGGCCCTGGTTCCGCTGGGCGTCGGTCGGCGTGGACAGCGCCGCCGCGCTGGCCGCGCAGGTCGGTCTGACGCTGACCGGTGTGCGCCTGATCGGCGGCCGGGTGATCGCCTGCCTCGCGGCGATGTGA
- a CDS encoding alpha/beta hydrolase, translating into MTSCAKWLLRARPGDYALALSVAGASLPVVGKHLEPLGGLTAMGIWGARHAPEFFSGMTKPRRPSDDGDDVRVPDGLSAREVSVAALRGIVSAADLELEWPAALRTPPIWDAMRQRRYLHRRAVHYGDHPAQVLDVWRRKDLPAHPAPVLIFVPGGAWVHGKAMGQGSALMSRLAEQGWVCLAIDYRVAPHHRWPRHIIDVKTAIAWARANVDKFGGDRDFVAVAGCSAGGHLSALAGLTPDDPQLHAKLPEGANTSVDAVVGIYGRYDWEDRSTPERDRFVEFLERVVVKRRMDRHPEVFRDASPMARVHRNAPPFLVIHGSRDSVIPVEQARSFVDRMRAVSHSVVGYLELPGAGHGYDLIDGERAGAAAHATSLFLNQVYRTKANAAKEVI; encoded by the coding sequence ATGACATCGTGCGCGAAATGGTTGCTACGGGCCCGACCCGGCGACTACGCGCTGGCCCTGAGCGTCGCGGGCGCTTCGCTGCCGGTGGTCGGTAAGCACCTCGAGCCGCTGGGCGGCCTCACCGCGATGGGCATCTGGGGCGCCCGGCACGCGCCCGAGTTCTTCTCCGGGATGACCAAGCCCCGGCGGCCGTCGGACGACGGCGACGACGTCCGTGTCCCCGACGGGCTGAGCGCCCGGGAGGTGTCCGTCGCCGCGCTGCGGGGGATCGTGTCGGCCGCGGATCTCGAGCTGGAATGGCCGGCGGCGCTGCGGACGCCGCCGATCTGGGACGCGATGCGTCAGCGCCGCTACCTCCACCGGCGCGCGGTCCACTACGGGGACCACCCCGCGCAGGTGCTCGACGTCTGGCGCCGCAAGGATCTGCCGGCGCATCCGGCCCCGGTGCTGATCTTCGTGCCCGGCGGCGCCTGGGTGCACGGCAAGGCGATGGGGCAGGGCTCCGCCCTGATGTCCCGGCTGGCCGAGCAGGGCTGGGTGTGCCTGGCGATCGACTACCGCGTCGCCCCCCATCACCGCTGGCCGCGGCACATCATCGACGTCAAGACCGCCATCGCGTGGGCGCGCGCCAACGTCGACAAGTTCGGCGGTGACCGCGATTTCGTCGCCGTGGCGGGTTGTTCGGCCGGCGGGCACCTGTCCGCGCTGGCCGGCCTCACCCCGGACGACCCGCAGTTGCACGCAAAGCTGCCGGAAGGCGCCAACACCTCGGTGGACGCGGTGGTCGGCATCTACGGTCGCTACGACTGGGAGGACCGCTCGACCCCCGAGCGCGACCGGTTCGTCGAGTTCCTGGAGCGGGTGGTGGTCAAGCGCAGGATGGACCGTCACCCGGAGGTGTTCCGCGACGCGTCGCCGATGGCGCGCGTGCATCGGAATGCGCCGCCGTTCTTGGTGATTCACGGCAGCCGGGACAGCGTCATCCCCGTCGAGCAGGCCCGCAGCTTCGTCGACCGGATGCGGGCGGTCTCGCATTCGGTGGTGGGCTACCTCGAGCTGCCCGGCGCCGGCCACGGTTACGACCTCATCGACGGCGAGCGGGCGGGCGCGGCCGCGCACGCGACTTCGCTGTTCCTCAATCAGGTGTATCGCACCAAGGCAAACGCGGCCAAAGAGGTTATCTGA
- a CDS encoding WS/DGAT/MGAT family O-acyltransferase gives MKRLSGWDAVLLYSETPNVHMHTIKAAVIELDSDRRDFDIGAFREVIRGRLNKLEPFCYQLVEIPFKLHHPMWREHCELDLDYHIRPWRLPAPGGRRELDEAIGRIASTALDRSRPLWEMYFIEGLANNRIAVVGKIHHALADGVASANLMARGMDLQPGPDGGPYMCDPAPTTRQLLSSAFADHVRHVGRIPHTVRYTAEGLGRVRRSSRKLSPELTRPFEPPPTFMNHKITPERRFATATLALADVKETGKRLGATINDMVLAMSAGALRTLLLRYDGTAEPLLASVPMSFDFSPERISGNRFTGVLVGLPTDSDDPLERVRCSHENAIAAKESNQLMGPELVSRWAAYMPPAPTQAFFRWASERAGHNKILNLNISNVPGPRERGRVGGALVTEIYSVGPLTAGSGLNITVWSYVDQLNISVLSDGATLKDPHEVTEAMVADFIEIRRAAGLSEELTVVEAAMAPA, from the coding sequence GTGAAACGGCTGAGCGGGTGGGACGCGGTCCTGTTGTACAGCGAAACACCGAACGTGCACATGCACACGATCAAAGCCGCTGTGATCGAACTGGATTCCGATCGGCGTGACTTCGACATCGGCGCGTTCCGCGAAGTCATCCGCGGCCGCCTGAACAAGCTCGAGCCCTTCTGCTACCAGCTGGTCGAGATCCCGTTCAAGCTGCACCACCCGATGTGGCGGGAGCACTGCGAGCTCGACCTGGACTACCACATCCGGCCGTGGCGCCTGCCCGCGCCCGGCGGCCGCCGCGAGCTGGACGAGGCCATCGGGCGTATCGCCAGCACGGCCCTGGACCGCAGCCGCCCGCTATGGGAGATGTACTTCATCGAGGGCCTGGCCAACAACCGGATCGCGGTGGTCGGCAAGATCCACCACGCGCTCGCCGACGGCGTCGCCTCGGCCAACCTGATGGCCCGCGGCATGGATCTGCAGCCCGGGCCCGATGGCGGGCCGTACATGTGCGATCCGGCGCCGACCACGCGGCAGCTGCTGAGTTCGGCCTTCGCGGATCACGTGCGCCACGTCGGCCGGATCCCGCACACGGTCCGCTACACGGCCGAGGGGCTGGGCCGGGTGCGCCGCAGTTCACGCAAGCTGTCACCCGAGCTGACCCGCCCGTTCGAGCCGCCGCCGACCTTCATGAACCACAAGATCACCCCGGAGCGCCGGTTCGCCACCGCGACGCTGGCGCTGGCCGACGTCAAGGAGACCGGCAAGCGGCTGGGGGCGACGATCAACGACATGGTGCTGGCGATGTCGGCCGGCGCCCTGCGCACCCTGCTGTTGCGTTACGACGGTACGGCCGAACCCCTGCTGGCATCGGTGCCGATGAGTTTCGACTTCTCGCCCGAGCGGATCTCCGGCAATCGCTTCACCGGTGTCCTGGTGGGCCTGCCGACCGATTCCGACGACCCGCTCGAGCGCGTGCGGTGCAGCCACGAGAACGCCATCGCCGCCAAGGAGAGCAACCAGCTGATGGGCCCGGAGCTGGTCAGCCGGTGGGCGGCCTACATGCCGCCCGCGCCCACCCAGGCCTTCTTCCGGTGGGCGTCCGAGCGCGCCGGCCACAACAAGATCCTCAACCTGAACATCTCCAACGTGCCCGGTCCGCGCGAGCGCGGCCGCGTCGGCGGGGCGCTGGTCACCGAGATTTATTCGGTAGGACCGTTGACGGCGGGCAGCGGCCTCAACATCACCGTGTGGAGTTACGTCGACCAGCTCAACATCTCGGTGCTCTCCGATGGAGCCACGCTCAAGGACCCGCACGAGGTGACCGAGGCCATGGTGGCCGACTTTATTGAAATACGCAGGGCGGCAGGGCTTTCCGAAGAGCTCACCGTGGTCGAGGCCGCGATGGCGCCGGCTTGA
- a CDS encoding crotonase/enoyl-CoA hydratase family protein, giving the protein MSTGSEEAGEPEVLVEQRGRILIITINRPKAKNAVNAAVANGLAEAVDRLDGEAGLSVGILTGAGGSFCAGMDLKAFARGELPIVEGRGMGFTERPPAKPLIAAVEGYALAGGTELALATDLIVASKDSAFGIPEVKRGLVAGGGGLLRLPQRIPSAIAMELALTGDNLSAERAHELGLVNVLAEPGKALDEAIALAEKIAANGPLAVAATKRIIVESRGWSPENMFAEQNAILAPVFASNDAKEGAVAFAEKRPPRWTGT; this is encoded by the coding sequence GTGAGCACTGGGAGCGAAGAAGCCGGCGAACCCGAAGTTCTGGTCGAACAACGGGGCCGGATCCTCATCATCACGATCAACCGGCCGAAGGCCAAGAACGCGGTCAACGCGGCGGTGGCGAACGGTCTGGCCGAGGCCGTCGACCGGCTCGACGGCGAGGCCGGGCTCTCGGTGGGCATCCTGACCGGCGCCGGCGGATCGTTCTGCGCGGGCATGGACCTCAAGGCGTTCGCGCGCGGCGAACTGCCCATCGTCGAGGGCCGTGGCATGGGCTTCACCGAGCGCCCACCGGCCAAACCGCTCATCGCCGCGGTCGAGGGTTACGCCCTGGCGGGCGGCACCGAGCTGGCCCTGGCCACCGACCTGATCGTCGCGTCGAAGGACTCGGCCTTCGGCATCCCCGAGGTCAAGCGCGGGCTGGTCGCCGGTGGCGGCGGCCTGCTGCGGCTGCCGCAGCGCATCCCGTCGGCCATCGCGATGGAGCTCGCGCTCACCGGCGACAACCTGTCGGCCGAGCGCGCCCACGAGCTCGGGCTGGTCAACGTGTTGGCCGAGCCGGGTAAGGCGCTCGACGAGGCGATCGCGCTGGCCGAGAAGATCGCCGCCAACGGGCCGCTCGCGGTGGCCGCCACCAAGCGGATCATCGTCGAGTCCCGAGGCTGGAGCCCGGAGAACATGTTCGCCGAGCAGAACGCGATCCTGGCCCCGGTGTTCGCATCCAACGACGCCAAGGAGGGCGCCGTCGCCTTCGCGGAGAAGCGCCCGCCGCGCTGGACGGGCACATAA